From the genome of Mesorhizobium japonicum MAFF 303099, one region includes:
- the ectB gene encoding diaminobutyrate--2-oxoglutarate transaminase, with the protein MDIDIFAAYESNVRRYGRSFPTVFKKSLGATIWDESGKPYIDFLVGSGALNYGHNNPDIIEPAIQYLADQNIVLSLDMYTAAKRDFIEVFVESILKPRGLSYKIQFPGPTGTNANEAALALARKYTGRSSVMAFTNSYHGMSLGSLAVSGSASTRQLGGVARHDVIRVPYENYPNQTFDSASYIDHVLGDPGSGIEKPAAIILEPIQAEGGMNTASAPWLSEIQRICRKHDVVFIVDDIQAGSGRTGDFFSFEFAKIEPDIVCLSKSLSGSGNPLSIVLIRPDMDIWNPGEHSGTFRGNNLAFVTSAAMCKMWSDRQFTTAVERTAVKLQEHLDRLVAKYPKCIEQKRGRGLMAGLKCRSQAVVGRVHDVAFENGLLIESSGPNRDVIKVLPPITISDDELDHGIAILDQALQEKTNGD; encoded by the coding sequence ATGGATATCGACATTTTCGCAGCCTACGAGTCTAACGTTCGTCGCTATGGACGATCGTTTCCAACAGTCTTTAAAAAGTCGCTTGGGGCGACAATCTGGGACGAGTCCGGAAAGCCATATATTGATTTCCTTGTAGGGTCAGGCGCGCTCAACTACGGTCATAACAACCCGGATATTATTGAACCGGCAATTCAATATCTCGCCGATCAAAATATCGTCTTGTCGCTTGATATGTATACAGCTGCAAAGCGTGATTTCATCGAAGTGTTTGTCGAGTCGATCCTGAAGCCCCGGGGCCTTTCTTACAAGATACAGTTTCCTGGGCCGACCGGGACGAACGCTAACGAAGCGGCGTTGGCGCTGGCGCGAAAATATACCGGCCGCTCGAGTGTCATGGCCTTCACAAATTCGTACCATGGCATGTCGCTCGGCTCCTTGGCGGTGTCGGGTTCAGCGTCAACCAGACAGCTTGGCGGCGTTGCTCGCCACGATGTGATCCGAGTGCCTTACGAGAACTATCCGAACCAAACTTTCGATTCCGCGAGTTACATTGATCACGTGTTGGGCGACCCAGGCAGCGGGATCGAAAAGCCGGCCGCAATCATCCTGGAGCCCATCCAGGCAGAAGGCGGCATGAACACCGCATCCGCACCATGGCTCTCAGAAATTCAGCGCATTTGCCGTAAGCACGACGTTGTTTTCATCGTCGATGACATTCAGGCAGGTTCGGGACGAACGGGCGATTTCTTCTCATTCGAGTTCGCGAAAATCGAGCCCGACATCGTGTGTCTTTCGAAATCGCTAAGCGGTTCAGGTAATCCGTTGTCCATAGTTCTGATTCGCCCCGACATGGACATATGGAATCCGGGGGAACATAGCGGGACCTTCAGAGGCAATAATCTCGCCTTTGTGACTTCCGCGGCCATGTGCAAAATGTGGTCCGATAGGCAGTTTACTACCGCCGTCGAGCGGACTGCCGTCAAACTGCAAGAACACCTTGATCGCCTCGTTGCGAAATACCCCAAGTGCATCGAACAAAAGCGCGGCCGTGGTCTGATGGCCGGCCTCAAGTGCCGTTCACAGGCCGTTGTTGGCCGTGTGCACGATGTCGCGTTCGAAAACGGCCTGCTGATCGAATCCTCGGGGCCAAATCGCGACGTCATCAAAGTCCTTCCGCCGATAACCATCTCAGATGACGAACTCGATCATGGCATTGCCATCCTCGATCAGGCACTACAGGAGAAAACAAATGGCGATTAA
- a CDS encoding tyrosine-type recombinase/integrase: MSAAPTFPALLEAFFTDRLIRQRQASPHTLASYRDTFCLLLAYAQRQLRKGASHVTLPDLDTAFLGAFLDHLERDRDNSARSRNVRLAAIHSFFRYVALHAPEHSALAQRVLAIPSKRYVRRPVAFLTSIEVAALLAAPDLGSWIGRRDRALLLLAVQTGLRAAEIVGLRCEDIVLGPAAYVQCQGKGRKLRNTPLRKDTVTVLRAWLAERRGRSADPAFPTISGTSLSHDALQYLLNKHLAVARRDCPSLASKHVTPHVLRHTLAMDLLQHGVDRSVIALWLGHESVETTAIYLQADMKLKEQALARTDTADIRLGRYKPDDHLLAFLKSL; encoded by the coding sequence ATGAGCGCCGCCCCAACGTTCCCCGCTCTTCTTGAGGCCTTCTTCACCGATCGCCTCATCAGACAACGACAGGCAAGCCCGCATACGCTTGCGAGCTACCGCGATACCTTCTGCCTGCTGCTGGCCTATGCCCAGCGGCAGCTACGCAAGGGGGCCTCGCACGTCACCTTGCCGGATCTCGACACCGCGTTCCTCGGCGCCTTCCTCGATCATCTCGAACGCGACCGCGACAACAGCGCCCGCAGCCGCAATGTCCGTCTTGCCGCCATCCATTCCTTCTTCCGCTATGTGGCGTTGCATGCGCCGGAACACAGCGCATTGGCGCAGCGTGTGCTCGCCATCCCGAGCAAGCGTTATGTTCGCCGGCCGGTCGCCTTCCTCACCAGCATCGAAGTGGCCGCCTTGCTCGCCGCTCCCGACCTCGGCAGCTGGATCGGGCGCCGTGACCGGGCGCTTCTGTTGCTGGCCGTGCAGACCGGCCTGCGTGCTGCCGAAATCGTCGGCCTTCGCTGCGAGGACATTGTCCTCGGCCCGGCCGCCTATGTGCAATGCCAGGGAAAGGGCCGAAAACTCCGCAACACACCGCTTCGCAAGGATACGGTCACGGTGCTGCGTGCCTGGCTTGCCGAGCGACGCGGGCGGAGCGCCGATCCTGCCTTCCCGACGATAAGCGGCACGTCATTGAGTCACGACGCACTTCAATACCTGCTGAACAAGCACCTCGCCGTCGCACGTCGCGACTGCCCATCGCTGGCCAGCAAGCACGTAACGCCGCATGTCCTGAGGCATACCCTGGCAATGGACCTGCTCCAGCACGGCGTCGACCGCTCGGTCATCGCTCTGTGGCTGGGCCACGAGTCGGTCGAAACCACCGCCATCTATCTTCAGGCCGACATGAAGCTCAAGGAGCAAGCTCTGGCAAGGACCGACACGGCCGACATCCGGTTGGGCCGCTACAAGCCCGACGACCATCTCCTCGCATTCCTGAAGAGCCTCTGA
- a CDS encoding transposase, translating into MTLPILWEEYGAVHPEGYAYSRFCDLFRGFERRLSPTMRQEHVAGDKVFVDYSGKKLPIADRKTGEIREAEIFLRVLGASSYTSAEATWSQTLPDWIGSHVRMFRFFGGVPRLIVCDFVPGNKIALLCPTPLCGWLRFEPVFRRWAAGRTSGHQGPVQ; encoded by the coding sequence GTGACGCTGCCGATCCTGTGGGAAGAGTATGGGGCGGTTCATCCTGAAGGCTACGCGTACAGTCGTTTTTGTGATCTCTTTAGAGGCTTCGAGCGGCGGCTGTCGCCAACGATGCGCCAGGAGCATGTCGCCGGTGACAAGGTGTTCGTCGACTACTCCGGCAAGAAGCTGCCTATCGCGGACCGCAAGACCGGGGAGATCCGCGAGGCCGAGATCTTTCTCAGGGTGCTCGGCGCGTCGAGCTACACCTCCGCCGAGGCGACCTGGAGCCAGACCCTGCCGGACTGGATTGGCTCGCATGTGCGCATGTTCCGCTTTTTTGGCGGCGTCCCGCGCCTAATTGTCTGCGATTTTGTTCCCGGGAACAAAATCGCACTTTTGTGTCCGACGCCATTATGTGGCTGGCTACGGTTTGAGCCGGTATTTCGAAGATGGGCCGCGGGTCGAACGTCAGGTCATCAAGGGCCAGTGCAGTAA
- a CDS encoding GNAT family N-acetyltransferase — translation MIPMLESERLVLRGWRKEDYLAHAAFYADEERMRYMGGPKSEWEAWTAFAAMLGQWVLSGYGLFAVQLKETRSVVGRVGLWHPSYIDEPELAWSLYAGFEGRGYAVEAARRVQVWTARDLGLPALMSFIHPENLPSQAVARRLGATLLPATTLSGELHLRFRHQLPT, via the coding sequence ATGATCCCGATGCTTGAAAGCGAACGCCTGGTGCTGCGTGGCTGGCGGAAGGAGGACTACCTCGCCCATGCCGCCTTCTACGCGGACGAGGAGCGTATGCGATACATGGGCGGGCCGAAAAGCGAGTGGGAGGCCTGGACGGCTTTCGCCGCGATGCTCGGTCAATGGGTGCTGAGCGGTTACGGTCTGTTTGCTGTCCAACTGAAGGAAACCCGGTCCGTTGTTGGCCGTGTAGGCTTGTGGCACCCCTCCTATATAGACGAGCCGGAGCTCGCTTGGAGCCTCTACGCCGGTTTTGAGGGCCGCGGCTATGCGGTAGAAGCCGCACGGCGCGTGCAGGTCTGGACCGCGCGCGATCTCGGCCTGCCGGCGCTTATGAGCTTCATTCATCCCGAAAATTTGCCGTCCCAGGCGGTAGCGAGAAGGCTGGGTGCGACACTGCTGCCTGCGACCACCCTGAGCGGCGAGCTGCACTTGCGTTTCCGGCATCAATTGCCCACCTGA
- a CDS encoding site-specific integrase — translation MIDLNEALAKDRWIGRLASHLDGFEALLDGQGYAKTTVQQKIKLLAGFSAWVERQDVPLSLLGEEDADLFLTELGLRPRRGDAWTIRQLVRYLRDTGGVPVLLPEVDTSAKGKLIDAFGEFLRKERGLSASTLTNYLPIIRGFLDEQFGGKDPGFDHLRVGDVHRFIVRRAQAGSLGRAKLAVTALRSFLRFLQQRGLLATDLAVAVPGIAGWRLAHLPKALRAEQVERLLASCDRRTPAGRRDYAVLMLLARLGLRGGEVSALTLDDLDWDCGEIVVHGKGQRLARLPLPADVGAALVDYLRQDRPACSTRRVFIRTRAPRRGFVSQSTICCIVRRALKRAGLTPAFKGAHLLRHSLATDLLRRGASLVEIGQLLRHSQPNTTQIYAKVDIAALRAIALPWPGVAS, via the coding sequence ATGATTGATCTGAATGAGGCGCTAGCCAAAGATCGCTGGATAGGCCGATTGGCTAGCCACCTGGATGGTTTCGAGGCTTTGCTCGATGGCCAGGGATACGCCAAAACGACTGTTCAGCAGAAGATTAAGCTCCTGGCCGGTTTCAGTGCTTGGGTGGAGAGGCAGGATGTTCCGCTGAGCTTGCTCGGGGAAGAGGACGCAGATCTATTTCTGACGGAACTTGGTCTGCGCCCGAGGCGTGGCGATGCTTGGACCATTCGGCAGTTGGTACGATATCTGCGCGACACGGGCGGCGTGCCGGTGCTGCTGCCAGAGGTCGATACGAGCGCCAAGGGTAAGCTGATCGACGCATTTGGGGAATTCCTGCGCAAGGAGCGTGGTCTCTCGGCATCGACATTGACGAATTATCTGCCGATTATTCGTGGGTTCCTGGACGAACAGTTTGGCGGCAAGGATCCGGGTTTCGACCACCTGCGAGTGGGCGACGTTCATCGGTTCATCGTGCGGCGAGCCCAGGCCGGGTCGCTCGGCCGCGCCAAGTTGGCGGTCACGGCGCTGCGTTCGTTTCTGCGCTTCCTGCAGCAACGCGGTTTGCTTGCGACCGATCTCGCTGTCGCGGTGCCTGGGATCGCCGGCTGGCGCTTGGCACACTTGCCGAAGGCGCTGCGTGCAGAACAGGTCGAACGGCTCCTTGCGTCTTGCGACAGGAGAACACCGGCCGGCCGCAGGGACTACGCGGTTCTGATGCTGCTCGCGCGCCTCGGCTTACGGGGTGGCGAAGTCTCGGCCCTGACCCTGGACGATCTCGACTGGGATTGCGGCGAGATCGTCGTGCATGGCAAGGGTCAACGGCTGGCGCGGCTGCCACTGCCGGCGGATGTCGGTGCCGCCTTGGTCGACTATCTGCGGCAGGATCGGCCTGCTTGCTCAACACGCCGTGTCTTCATTCGCACGCGGGCTCCCAGACGCGGCTTTGTCAGCCAGTCGACTATTTGCTGCATCGTCCGTCGTGCGCTCAAGCGCGCCGGTCTGACGCCGGCGTTCAAGGGTGCGCACCTGTTGCGTCACTCACTCGCCACCGATCTGCTGCGCCGCGGCGCCTCGCTCGTTGAAATCGGTCAACTTCTCCGCCACAGCCAGCCGAACACGACACAGATCTATGCCAAAGTCGACATCGCGGCGTTGCGTGCCATTGCGCTACCCTGGCCAGGAGTCGCATCATGA
- a CDS encoding IS5 family transposase (programmed frameshift), whose translation MSRYDLTDFEWRAIEPLLPNKPRGVPRVDDRRVLNGIFWVLRSGAPWRDLPERYGPRTTCYNRFVRWRKAGVWDRLMDAITKAHDGTVQMIDTSIVRVHQQGATGKKGDRDHCLGRSRGGLTTKIHALVDAQGRPIKLTLTAGQKSDIASAADLIKELPEGAMLLADKGYDANALRNAVTERKAWANIPPKANRKDAICFSPFLYKARNLVERFFNKAKQFRRIATRYDKLAENYLAALKLVAIRIWLRGNESTS comes from the exons ATGAGCCGATATGACCTGACTGACTTCGAATGGCGCGCGATCGAGCCGCTGTTGCCCAACAAGCCGCGAGGAGTGCCGCGCGTTGACGACCGCAGGGTGCTGAACGGCATCTTCTGGGTGCTGCGATCGGGTGCGCCATGGCGCGATCTGCCGGAGCGATACGGCCCGCGCACCACCTGCTACAATCGCTTCGTCCGATGGCGGAAAGCAGGTGTGTGGGACCGCCTCATGGATGCCATCACCAAAGCCCATGACGGCACGGTGCAGATGATCGACACCTCCATTGTTCGCGTCCATCAGCAGGGCGCGACGG GCAAAAAGGGGGATCGAGATCATTGTCTCGGTCGTTCCCGAGGCGGGCTGACAACCAAAATCCATGCTCTTGTCGACGCCCAAGGCAGGCCGATTAAGCTGACGCTCACGGCAGGCCAGAAGAGCGACATCGCCTCCGCAGCGGACTTGATCAAGGAATTGCCGGAGGGTGCCATGCTACTCGCCGACAAGGGCTATGATGCCAACGCCTTGCGCAATGCTGTCACCGAGCGAAAGGCATGGGCCAACATTCCGCCCAAGGCCAACCGCAAGGACGCGATCTGCTTCAGTCCCTTCCTCTACAAGGCGCGCAACCTCGTCGAACGCTTCTTCAACAAGGCCAAGCAATTCCGTCGTATCGCAACCCGATACGACAAGCTGGCTGAGAACTATCTTGCCGCCCTCAAACTCGTCGCAATCCGCATCTGGCTACGCGGTAATGAGTCTACGTCCTAA
- a CDS encoding tyrosine-type recombinase/integrase, whose translation MSALQAALEEYLAARRALAHKLRLSGRLLQRFVVFAESSGATFITTEIALAWAMQPAEAQPAQWANRLAMVRRFARYCSAIDPRTVVPPTDLLPHRYRRPSSPYIYRDEEITRLIDAAKLLPSTVGLRPQTYATLFGLYAATGLRCNEPLRLDRGDTDLVDGILTVRDTKFGKSRYVPLHPSTQDALKIYAASRDRSCPNPVSSSFFLSERGTRLTEWAVRWTFVKLSREVGLRGANDSRGPRLHDLRHRLAVTTLLRWYRNGVDVERHLPELATYLGHAHITDTYWYLTATPELLQQALLRAEQSQPESRP comes from the coding sequence ATGAGCGCGTTGCAAGCGGCGCTCGAAGAGTACCTGGCCGCGCGCCGCGCCCTCGCCCATAAGCTGCGTCTTTCCGGACGGTTGCTGCAGCGCTTCGTTGTCTTTGCCGAATCTTCCGGCGCCACCTTCATCACCACCGAGATTGCCCTGGCCTGGGCCATGCAGCCGGCAGAGGCACAGCCCGCCCAGTGGGCCAACCGGTTGGCGATGGTTCGCCGGTTCGCGCGCTATTGCAGCGCCATTGACCCGCGGACCGTCGTCCCGCCGACCGACCTTCTTCCTCACCGGTATCGTCGACCATCGTCCCCCTATATTTATCGCGACGAAGAGATCACCCGACTGATCGACGCGGCAAAGCTCTTGCCGTCGACAGTCGGCCTTCGCCCGCAGACTTATGCCACGCTCTTCGGCTTGTACGCGGCGACCGGTCTGCGCTGTAACGAACCGCTGCGTCTCGATCGCGGCGACACCGATCTCGTTGATGGCATCCTGACGGTTCGCGACACGAAGTTCGGCAAGTCGCGCTATGTGCCGCTTCACCCCTCGACGCAAGACGCCCTCAAAATCTATGCGGCCAGCCGAGACCGGTCATGCCCGAATCCGGTGAGCTCCAGCTTCTTCCTTTCCGAGCGCGGGACGCGTTTGACCGAATGGGCCGTGCGGTGGACGTTCGTCAAGCTGTCGCGCGAGGTCGGCCTCCGCGGCGCCAATGACTCCCGCGGGCCACGCCTGCACGACCTTCGCCACCGACTGGCCGTGACAACATTGCTGCGCTGGTATCGCAACGGCGTCGATGTCGAACGCCACCTGCCCGAGTTGGCGACCTATCTCGGCCATGCCCACATCACCGACACCTATTGGTATTTGACGGCAACGCCGGAGCTGCTGCAGCAAGCGCTGCTGCGGGCAGAACAATCTCAGCCGGAATCCCGCCCATGA
- a CDS encoding helix-turn-helix domain-containing protein — MRQLRQLLRLNADGISVRDVGTMLGIARGTVQDNIERATAAGLSWPLPAELTDDVLEHRLFSRQGVKQGIRRRTEPD, encoded by the coding sequence ATGAGACAATTGAGACAACTGCTTCGCCTAAACGCGGACGGCATAAGCGTTCGCGACGTTGGCACCATGCTTGGGATTGCCCGCGGTACGGTGCAGGACAACATAGAGCGAGCGACTGCCGCTGGCCTTTCCTGGCCGTTGCCGGCGGAGCTGACTGACGATGTTCTCGAACATCGGCTCTTCTCCCGTCAGGGCGTCAAACAAGGGATACGCCGACGCACCGAGCCTGACTAG
- a CDS encoding helix-turn-helix transcriptional regulator, whose translation MGLPRIGVELGRFLDQTDGIAQSEQLFDLLSAFALNFDCPWIAYGPLAPAQKVLKPAQADSAIMLNYPNEWKERYFKMGYDKIDPIIKKSRKGVGAIRWSEVYKDASTTDNERRVLDEAATFGLKSGVTVPLHGPAGSFTIMSFAQPWDREFQNRTVTYLQLAALHFHVRVTKGTSSNALKQVQDLSLREKECILWIARGKSSWEIGKILGISGNTVNFHLKNAMRKLDTASRTVAAIKATSLGIVEV comes from the coding sequence ATGGGACTCCCTCGGATTGGGGTCGAGTTAGGCCGGTTCCTCGACCAGACTGATGGTATCGCTCAATCCGAACAGTTGTTCGACCTGTTGTCTGCTTTTGCGCTGAATTTTGATTGCCCCTGGATCGCGTACGGTCCTCTTGCACCCGCGCAAAAGGTTTTGAAGCCAGCCCAAGCGGATTCGGCGATCATGTTGAATTACCCTAATGAATGGAAGGAACGCTACTTCAAAATGGGTTATGACAAAATAGACCCGATCATCAAGAAAAGTCGAAAGGGGGTAGGCGCCATTCGATGGAGCGAGGTGTATAAGGATGCAAGCACGACTGACAATGAACGGCGCGTTTTAGACGAAGCAGCGACGTTTGGCTTAAAGTCAGGCGTTACTGTTCCATTGCACGGCCCCGCTGGCAGCTTTACCATCATGAGCTTTGCGCAACCTTGGGACCGCGAATTCCAAAATAGAACAGTCACTTACTTGCAACTGGCTGCGTTACATTTTCATGTGAGGGTTACGAAAGGCACCAGTTCGAACGCATTGAAGCAAGTTCAGGACCTATCTCTTAGAGAGAAAGAGTGCATTCTGTGGATAGCGAGAGGTAAATCTTCATGGGAAATAGGGAAGATTCTAGGGATATCCGGAAACACCGTAAATTTCCATTTAAAAAACGCGATGCGGAAGTTGGATACGGCCAGCAGAACCGTCGCTGCTATTAAAGCAACAAGTCTCGGAATTGTCGAAGTATGA